TCCTATGACTGAATGTAGGAAAATGTCTTCATGAAGTGTATCTGCTATGTTTTGCCATTTCGAAAATAGTTTCGTTGCGCCTTGTTCTATGGtctgtgaaattttgaaacccGTCACAGATGGAGGAACAGGAACCAACCTAAGTTTCCATGCTAGAATGACTCCAAACTTGAGCCTCCCCCTCCTCGAATAGCCCAAAAGAGTTCTTCTCCCTGGATTTTCTATCGAGAATCCTGCCATTAACGTCAACAATCTTAGCATCAATAACATTGTCAGATGCTAGACCATATTTTCGGAATATGTACTCCACCTCCGCTAATATGTCCCCCCACACCGATAGTTGGACATGTCCCTGCTGGAAATCCATGAACTTTACTCTTCTGTGAAATTGTGTAGCACACTCACTGAGAGTAGCACATGACTCAACCCAACCACTCTCATTCTCTATGTCAACATCGATAGACCAAAGATTCAAAAGATCAATGATGATGAAAGGAGCTTCGGACACATAAGATAGGCCCTCGTAGTGAGAGGCAAAACATTGAAGAAACCTTTCTGTAGCTGATGAATTTGAAGAGGGAAAAAGTGAGCTGAGAAGATGAAAAGTATTGGAAGTAGTTTCATGTGTAAGATTACCATATTTATTTTCTCTGTACACATGAAATGCATGAGCTCTGAGCTTACTTGTATATGTACTGTGAACTGAAAGAGCTTTGCAGCCATTGAATGTATAGTTAAGACAAAAGCAATGATTGACATATACGTACGGGAATACGTAGCAAACTACAAACCAGGTTCTATACAAATTAAAGTTTCCTCAGAACTTATTTTAAAATTGCCGAGTGAAATTTATATTAAAGGCATCGTCACAGAAAATAGAAAACTGAAGCTTGCATGTGACTATCTAAGTCATCCATCTGAATCCTATTTTGCTATCTATCTAAAAGAAGGATGCCAAAAGGACGGAATatacactaaaaaaaataatagtctTTGAACACCAAGAATAAGTCATTAGGAATGGAAGCACCCGACTTTCTGGTGCTGCAATCTGTCATTAACTCTATGAGATTCCGGATCACTGTTTTCGTTTCAAACATTTCTCGAGTAATCTCTCAGTGTTTCAGAAACTGTATAAACTAAACAGAAAGTTTTTAAgaatcaaacaagaaaataaaatcttcaaattaattcaaataaCATCACCAGCATTTTGCTATTGAATTTCGACAGTTGCAGCAAATCCGCCTAGTTGTTGTTGACATTTGAGTTTTTCACTCAATGGTAACACAGGAATACTTTGTTCATCCCAGAAGAAGTTATCAGGATCGACCACTGTCTTCACATGAACAAGTCTCATAAAGTTACTCTTGAAATACTTCAGACCCCAAATGCTTGCTTCTTCATAGCCTGTACTGCCATCATCAATGTTCCTCCCCAAGTCAAGATCCCTATAATTCAAATAGGCAGCTCTCGGGGACTTCGAAACGTGCGGTGTCATGTACTTATACAGCCTTCTCATCCAACCAATATGCTTCTCAGTTTCCTTGTCATCATTCCAAAATATCATATACTGGATTTCAAACAAAGTTCCTTTTCTATGTGGGATAGGAGTTTCAGAATCAGAAATCTCACTCATTTTTCCGCCAAAAGGTGTCAGTATCAATACAGATCTCTCTTCTTCAAGTAGTATTTTCCATAAATCCTCCAAGCCGGCTTCTGAAATTGGATCAGTCACATAGTCTGATTTTGCTTTGAAGAATCTATTAGAATCTTCAGTCCTCCGCTGAAGCAGAAGTTCCGATTCGTTTCTTGGGATGCCAGAAAAGTACAGAACAGAATCAATCCAACTCATTTCGGTGAACTTGGTCTGGTCTAAACTTAACTCTGGAAAATTTTCTTGCATCCAAGGGAGAAGTTTCTCAACAGTCTCCAGAAACAAGCACTCAAATAAAACTGTAATAACTTTTCCGCCATTTGTACCATCCTGATTCGCAATTAGAACCAAACGCAAGAAGTACTCTTCAGGAATCGTATCTGCTATAGCTTGCCATTTCGAAAGAAGTTCGGTTGCACCTTCTTCTATGGTCTTCGATTCCCTATAAACAGTTACAGATGTAGGAACAGGTACCAGTCTAAGTTTCCATGCCACAATGACTCCAAAGCTTGAGCCTCCCCCTCCTCGAATAGCCCAAAAGAGTTCTTCTCCCATGGATTTTCGGTTCAGAACATTGCCATTAACGTCGACAATCATAGCGTCAAGGACATTGTCAGCTGCTAGACCAAATTTCCTGAACAATGTACCATGTCCACCTCCACTAATATGCCCCCCAACACCAACTGTGTGACAAATTCCTGCCGGAAAGCCATAGAGTTTACTCTTTTGCGCAATTGCGTAAGACAGCTCTCCGACAGTAGCACCTGCCTCGACCCAAGCACTCTCATTCTCTATGTCAACATCGATAGACCGGAGATTGAAAAGATCAATGATTATGAAAGGAGTTCCGGATACATAAGATACCCCCTCGTAGTCATGGCCACCGCTGCGTGTTTTAATAAGTATGCCCTCTTTCTTGGAGCAGATTACAGCTGCTTGAACATGAGAGTAGTGAAAAGGAGCGATGATAGCTTCTGGCTTCGGAGTTGAAGTGTTCCAGAATCTGAGGTTGTGTATAGAAGAATGCAAGACTGAAGAATAATTAGAGTTGTTTTTTGTGATGATGATTTTGCTGATATCATCACTTGAGTTGAAATGGTACTGTATGTGGGAGGTAAAGCATTGAAGAAAGCTTTCTGTATCTGATGAACTTAGAGTTGTGGACATAACTGAATTGAAAAGTAAGAAAAGTAGTGGGAGTAGTTTCATAGGTAAGAATAAGATCACCATTTTTGCATCCTCTTAGCTCACTTAGATAGTTAGATGTACATTGAAGACACAGTCAAGGTTCAGATTCGATGTGTTTTCTCTAATTTTGATTTTAGTATTAAACAAATAACAAGTGGCCTTTTAAGGATTGAAGCATGTGTAAGAGAATACGTAAGACTGAAagtcatttataattaaaaaaatggacgGATTTATAGCCACATGACACTGTGATTAAATATGCATTAATTTAAACATAGCTTTATATTATTAGATCAAGATGTCACAGTAACgatgaatttgtttcatgttaGTCATTCTCGTTCTAAACAATTTTAAGTATTCTAATACTTTAAAGTAGGGgacacaaaaaattaaataatcatACCAACCATGTCATCAGGAGACACatggagaagtaaaaataattgtatatataGCACCACTTTCAATTTATATGAGGGAGGTGCTTGCATTATTGTTTGGACAGCTAATCAGCAGCAAATCAATGTTTTGTTTATGACTCTATGAGTCAGCAAGCTCAATCCTCTATCCTCGAAGTCAGGCTGATGCTGGATTCTAAACCCGAAAATATACACCAgcatcaaataaaataattaa
This genomic stretch from Pyrus communis chromosome 2, drPyrComm1.1, whole genome shotgun sequence harbors:
- the LOC137724619 gene encoding tetrahydroberberine oxidase-like → MVILFLPMKLLPLLFLLFNSVMSTTLSSSDTESFLQCFTSHIQYHFNSSDDISKIIITKNNSNYSSVLHSSIHNLRFWNTSTPKPEAIIAPFHYSHVQAAVICSKKEGILIKTRSGGHDYEGVSYVSGTPFIIIDLFNLRSIDVDIENESAWVEAGATVGELSYAIAQKSKLYGFPAGICHTVGVGGHISGGGHGTLFRKFGLAADNVLDAMIVDVNGNVLNRKSMGEELFWAIRGGGGSSFGVIVAWKLRLVPVPTSVTVYRESKTIEEGATELLSKWQAIADTIPEEYFLRLVLIANQDGTNGGKVITVLFECLFLETVEKLLPWMQENFPELSLDQTKFTEMSWIDSVLYFSGIPRNESELLLQRRTEDSNRFFKAKSDYVTDPISEAGLEDLWKILLEEERSVLILTPFGGKMSEISDSETPIPHRKGTLFEIQYMIFWNDDKETEKHIGWMRRLYKYMTPHVSKSPRAAYLNYRDLDLGRNIDDGSTGYEEASIWGLKYFKSNFMRLVHVKTVVDPDNFFWDEQSIPVLPLSEKLKCQQQLGGFAATVEIQ